AGCGGCCCTGAAAGGTGCCTTCCACTGTGAAGCGGCGACGCTTGCCGGCGCGGGCTTCGGCCTCGCACAGCACGGCCCGGTACGTGCCCCGAATCAGGTGGCGCTGGGTGTCGAGGGCTAGTACCTGCACCACGCCGTCGTTGAGGCCACAGGCGTTGGAATAGGCCGTCGTCGTGCCCTGCCGGTAGGAGGCGTCGCGCACTTGGCCGCTCAGAATTTCCTTGAACCGGTATTCACCCGTAGTCAGCGGAAACCGGTCGATGAGGATGGTCAGGCCCTGGTCGTCGGGACTGTCGGTGCGCACCAGGTTCAGGCTCAGTACTTTATTGACGCCGGTGCTGACTTCCAGGCGGGAGAAGGCCGTATCCACGGCCACGGGCTGACCGTTAAACTTGAGCGTCAGGCTCGTGCGGTTTGCTGATGGGAGTGGGGCTGTGGTCGGCACTTGCGCCAGGGCAAGGCCGCTGCTCAGGCCGAAAGTCAGGAAAAACAAACGCCACCGCATCATAGCACGCGCACTAAAGTTGAAGACCGAAAGCACCGCGGGCAGCTTAAACGGCCGCGCGTCGCCCTACAAACGGCTGAACAGGTAAGAATCGTACTCGATGAAGGGATTGATACGCATTTCGACGCTGGCGGCCCGCTGCCCTTCAATCTTGAACACGGCGGGGAAGATGCCGTAGCTCGGGTTGGAATAGGTGGCCCGGAATTCCTGCCCGTCCATGTAGTCCAGGGTAGCCGTCAGGTTGGGGTGGTTCGAGAAGCTCACGACCAACTGCTTGCCCTTCTTCGCAATACTGATGGGACCGAACAGCGGGTGGGTAAACTGCCCGGTGTAGGCCTCCAGCGCCAGCGGCAGCTTCTTTTTCTTCTCGACGCGGGCCTGCAGCTTGGCCACTGTGGCGTAAGTTTCCTTGTCGCCGGCCTTGGCGTCTTTCAGGAACGCCGCGCTGCGGTTGGTGTAGGGCACGCCCAGATAACTGTCCAGAATCTGGTAGCGCAGGGCCTCGAAAAAGCTTTGGTTATCGTTGTTGGTCAGAATGGCAATGCCCAGCTGCTCCTCGGGCACAAAGCACACGTTGCTCACATGGCCGGTGGCCCCGCCGGTGTGCCAGAACACCTGGCTGCCGGCGTAATCGGCGGAGAAAACGCCTAGCCCATAGGTCATGTAGTGGGTGGGCAGCAGCGTCGACTTGCGGGTGGAAAGCAGGGTGTTGGGGTCCCGGGTTTTGCGCAGGGCGGCCCAGCTCAGCAGCTGCTTGCCCTCGTAGCGGCCACTGTCGAGTTGAAACCGCAACCACTTGGCCAGGTCCGTGACGTTGGAAACCATGCTGCCGCAGGGCCCGATGTTGTCGATGTTGTCGAAGGGCATCAGGGCCAGTGGACCGAAGGTGTTAGAATAGGGCAGGGCAATGTTGGGCCGCTGCCCGTAGCCAGTCGTGCCGGTGTAGGTATTGGTCATGCCCAGCGGCTGCAGGAAATTCTGCCGCACGTAGTCGTCCCAGCTGGTGCCGCCGGTAGCGGCCGGAATCACCAGGCCCGCCGCCACGAAGCCGGCGTTGCAGTAGCCGTAGTCTTTGCGAAACTGCCCGTTAGGCTTGAGCAGGCGCATGCGTTTCACGACTTCCTCCCGGCTCAGGTCGGAGTCCCAGAAAGTAAAGTCACCCTGAAAGGTCTTGGTGCCGAAGTGGTGGCCCATCAGGTCGCGCACCGTTACCAGCGGGGTCGTGAGCGAGTCGTAAAGCCGGAAGTAAGGCAAATACTTGTCGGCCCGGTCGTTGAGGGAAAGTTTCTTGTCGTCTTCGAGCTTGGCCAGGGCCGTGCCGGTGAAGAGCTTGGTATTAGAGGCAATCATGAACAGCGTGTTGGCGTCCACGGGCTCGGGCCGGCCCACGGCCCGCACGCCGTAGCCCTTGCTGACGACCACCTGGCCATTCTTGACGACTACTACCGCCAAGCCCGGAATCTGCCACTGCCGCATGCCCCGCTCGATGTAGCGGTCCAGGCTGTCGGTCATGAAGCGGCTGGGAGCTTTGGATTGGGCCTGGGCCGCCGGGGCGGCGCCGGTGAGCAGGCTCAGGGTCAGGGCGGAAAGGGTGGTCAGGCAGGAGAGAAGCGTCGGCATACAAAGGAGAATCAGAAACGGGAAAAGCGGCCAGGCCAGTACCAGCCCTGAAATTGTCATTATAAAACGATAAAACCGCTTCTATTCGGGGATAGAAGCGGTTTTATTTTAGTTGTGGGGCTTAGCGGCCGAGGTCCAGGGCGGCTTCGGGTACGGCTATTTCCCGGCCCGGATACACCAGCAGGGCTTGCTCCAGGCAGGTCATGGCCCGGTTCAGGTCGTCGCAGTTGAGCACGTAGGCCATGCGTACCTGCTGCCGGCCCAGGTTTGGAGTGGCATAAAAGCCGCTGGCCGGCGACAACATCACCGTTTCATTTTCATAGGAAAACGATTCGAGCAGCCACTGGCAGAACGTGTCGCAGTCGTCGACGGGCAGGTGGGCCATGACGTAGAAGGCCCCGCCGGGCACGGGGCATTCCACGCCGGGCATGGCCCGCAGGCGGCTAACGAGTACGTCGCGCCGGGCCAGGTATTCGGCCTTGGTGTGGTCGAAATATGTGTCGGGCAGCTCAGAGGCGGCTTCGGCCATCACCTGCGCCAGGCCGGGCGGACTTATCCGCATCTGGGCAAACTTGAAAGCCGCTTGCTGCAACGCCTTATTTTTGGTGACAAAAGCCCCGATGCGGGCCCCGCAGGCACTGTAGCGCTTGGAAATGGTGTCGAGCAGCACGATGTGGTCGTCGGCACCCGTCAGGTGCAGGGCGCTGACGTACTCCTGGTCGTAGCAAAACTCGCGGTAGGCCTCGTCCGACAGCAGGTACAGGTCGTGGCGCACGCACAGATCCTTGAGTTGCTCCAATTCCTGGCGGCTGTACACGTAGCCGGTCGGATTGTTGGGCGTGCATAGTAGCAGGGCCTTGGTCCGGGGCGTGATGCGGCGCTCAAACTCCTCGATAGGCGGCAGGGCGAAGCCGTCGGCCATGTGGGAAGTAACGGGTACAATGCGTACGTCGGTGGCTACGGCAAAGGCGGTGTAGGCGCCGTAAAATGGCTCGGGCACGATAAGCTCGTCGCCGGGGTTGAGGCAGCTCATCAGGGCAAAGAAAATGGCCTCGCTGCCGCCCGATGTTACTATAATATCCTCGGTGTCAACCTGGATGCCCACGCGCTGGTAGTACTCAACCAGCTTGCGGCGGTAGCTGAGGTAGCCGGCCGTGGGGCTGTATTCCAGCACCCGGATATTGGCCTGCTGTACGGCCGCCAGCATCGTGGGCGGCGTTTCGATGTCGGGCTGGCCGATGTTGAGATGATGCACGCGTATGCCGCGCTGTTTGGCGGCATCGGCGAAGGGAGTGAGCCGGCGGTACGGCGACAACGGCATAGCGTGGCCACGCTGCGAGACTTCCAACATGAGCAAAAGGGTAGCGCCAACCTGAGAAGCGGGGGCTGGACGGTAAAGAAAAGCGTTCCGAATCAGCAAAGAGCAAACAAATACGCGTTCTAACAAGAATATCAGTTGTCGGTTAGCACGCTATGCACCCCAACAACCCCTTAGAAGTCTGGCTCCGCGGCCCCCTGCCCGAGGTACCCCCGCTGCTCCAGCCCGTTGCTCATGCTCTGTTGCAGGCCCGCGAAGAGCTTACTGCGCTGCTCCTTAATTTCCCCGCCGACTTGCTGTGGCAGCAGCCCGGCGGGGTGGCTTCGGTGGGCTTTCACCTGCAGCACCTGCGCGGCGTCCTCGACCGGCTGCTAACCTACGCCCGCGGTGCGGCCCTGAGCCCGGAGCAGTTGGAGGCCCTGCGGCAGGAAGGCCAGCCCGCCTCCGCCGCTGATACAGCGGCCAGTCTGGTAGCGGCCTTCAACGAGCAGGTAGACAAGGCCATGGCCCAGCTGATAGCCACGCCGGAGGCTACGCTGACCGAAGTCCGGACTGTGGGGCGGGCCCAATTGCCTTCTACGGTACTGGGGTTGCTGGTGCACGCCGCCGAGCACACCATGCGCCATCTGGGGCAGCTGCTCGTCACGGCCCGAGTCCTGCTGGCACAGGCGGCCGCCGTTTCCGAATAAAAACGAGTGTAGGAGCCGTCGGAACGGGCCGCGGGGTACTTTAGGGGGCTGCTCAAGTCGAGCTTGTCCGCTCTGTGGCCGGTTGGTACCGGGCAAGCGGCGGTTGGTGTAATAAACTTCACAAGGCCCACAAGGCCCGCTACCTTTCCATCATCAATTGAACTCCAGAGTACTTGTCGGGGCCGGGCCATGCTGCTTGGTACAGGTTTCCGCCCCGGTACATATGGTGGAGAAGGGATACAATTGGTTTGGAAGAGAACTAAAAAAAGGCACCCAATCGGGTGCCTTTTTTTGTGAAATGCTTCGTTGGGTGTCGGCCCCCTAGGGACGAGCCCCGGCAGCCGGGGCTGCCTGCCGAATCCGCTTGAGGGCCTTGCTTACCGTCACGTAGCTGATAGAAGGCGCGTAGCCGGCACCCACCAGAAACTCCGCCAGCTGGCGCAGGCTCCAGGACGCGTGCGGCTCGTCGGCCACCAGGTGGGTGAGTACGGCTTCGGCGGCGGGTGTGAGCTTGGTGGGCGCGCCACCCTGCACCGAGGCAGCCAAATAGGCCGTGAGGCCCAGGCGGCGGTAGGCCCGGCGCATGGCGTACACCCGGTCTTCGGTGGTGCCCAGGTGCTGGGCGCAGACCGCTGCCGAGTGGCCCGCGGCCCAGTACAGCAGCACCTGAGCCCGATTCTGCTGCAGCGGGAGCAGGCCGTCCTGCCGCAGGTAGTCGTCGAGTTGCTGCCGCTGCCGGGTGGTTAAGTCAAGAGTCTGCCGCTGGCGCCCCATGCTAGAATAGTGGATATGGTTAATAAAGCGACTAGCCCGGGCTTAGGCGGCGGGCTGCCGGATGATGTGCCCTTTGAGGCCGTACCAGAAGATGTAGACATAGCACAGCACCGGCAGCACGAAAGCCCAGCGCAGGGAGCTGGCATCGGCTACCAGGGCGAAGAGCAGCGGTACAATGGCCCCGCCCACGATGGCCACGTTGAGCAAGCCCGAGGCCTGCTCGGTGTGGCGGCCCAGGCCGGCCACGGCCAGCGTGAAGATGGTGGCAAACATAATGGAGTTCATCAGGCCCACGGCCAGCAGGCTCCACATGGCTAGTTCGCCCCGGGTGAGGGCCGAAACGATGAGCAGCAGCACGGCCCCAATGGCGTTGAAGGCCAGCAGGCGGCCGGGGTTAAACTTGTTGAGCAGGTAGGCCCCGATAAAGCGGCCTACCATGGCCCCGCCCCAATAGTACGACACCTGCTTACCGGCCGCAGCCGGTGCCATGTCCATCACCTCGGGCAGGTGCAGGTAGCTCACGATGTGAGAGCCAATGGCAACTTCCCCGCCCACGTAAGCAAAGATTCCCACCATGCCCAACAGCAAATGCCGGAATTGAAAGATACTTTCCGTGGTGCCGGCCGCGGCCGGAGCGTGGGTGATAGTCGGGAGCTTGAGCAAGGCCAGCAGGCCGCTAATCACCAGCAGCACGGCCCCGATACCGAGGTAGGGCACCTGCACGGCTTTCACATCGATGGCCGCGGCGGCCTGGGGCGTATCCAGGGCGGGCAGGTGGGACAAAATCAGCCAGGTGCCCAGCAGCGGAGCCACGGTAGTGCCTAGCGAGTTGAAGGCCTGGGTGAGCGTGAGCCGGGCCGGGGCCGAGCGGGCCGGACCCAGAATAGCTACGTAGGGGTTGCCGGCCACTTGCAGCAGCACCACGCCGGTAGCCAGCACAAACAGCGCCGCCAGAAACAGGCCGTAGCTGCGGCTGTCGGCTGCAGGGTAAAACAGAAAGCAGCCCAGGGCCGCCACTACGAAACCCGTGAGCATGCCGCCCTTATAGCCCAGGCTCTTGACCAGCGCCCCAGCCGGCACCCCCATCACGAAGTAGGCCCCGAAAAAGCAGAAGTTAATCAGGTTGGCCTGAGTATAGTTGAGCTGGAAAATCGACTTGAGGTAGGGAATCAGAATGTCGTTGAGGCAGGTGATAAAGCCCATCATGAAAAATAGCACCGTCAGCGACGACAAGGCCGAGGTGTAGCTCGGCGTGTTCTGGTCGTTGTCGGCGGCGGGAGGGCTGGTAGTGGTAGGGGCAACTAAGGCCATGAGCAAAGAAGGGAAAGGGAGAGAAAAGAAAGGAGGCCGCCACAGCCGGGCGGTTATTTGCGTTTGAGGGCCTGGGCTACGGCCTGGTTGAGCAGGGGCTCCATCACGCGGTAGCCGGCCAGGTTGGGATGCACACCGTCTTCGCCGTACGCCTTGCGCAGGCCCTGCTGCTCATCGGCCATAGCCGAGTGGAAATCGAGGTAGACGAGGCGCTGTTGGTCGGCGTAGGCTTTGAGCTGCTTGTTCAGGGCCACGATTTTGGGCGCCGGGTTCAGGCCCTTGCGCCACCAGAAGTCGGTGGCGGGCAGCACCGAGGCCAGCACCACCCGGATGCGGTGGGCCTGGGCCAGCTCCACCATGCTCATGATGTTGCTCATCGTGTTTTGGGGCACGTAGGGGCCGCCATTCTCAGCTACGTCGTTGGTGCCCACGATAATGACCACCACGGCGGGGCGCAGATTAATAACGTCCTGGCGGAAGCGCAGCAGGGTCTGGCCCGTGTGCTGCCCGCTGATGCCGCGCCCGATGTAGCCGTAGGGTTTGCCCTGGAAGAAGGCCGAGTCCTCTTTGACCCAGCCCTCAGTAATGGAGTTGCCGATAAGTACCACCCGGGCCGGACTGGCCGGCGGGGCCGGCAGCCGCTCATTGGCCGCGGCGTAGCGTTGCAGCTTGGCGTAGTCGGCCACGGGCTGCTGGGCCTGGGCTGCCACGGGGGCCAGCAGGGCCGTGGTTAGCAGCAGGCCAGCCAATGTAAAAGAGCGTGTTTTCATAATAGTACGCGGAACGGGTGGACCAAGAACGAGGTAGAAACGTCTACTTATGTCTCATCAGTGGTGCCGTACCAACGAGCGTCGTTTGACAACCTGTCGTTTGGTTTGCTCAAAGCCCTGAAAGCAGCAGTGAGAGCTACTTCCAGGGCTTGCTGAGGCATTGCTGCATACCCGGGCCTTGCTTGGGCTTGCCCGAGCTTTATGGCTAGTTGATAACGAAGGTCATAATAGAGTGGGGCTGGCTGCTGGCCATGGCCGCTTGGCCCTGCATCCAGAGCTGGAAGTCCTGGGCCTTGTCGCCGTCGTTCATCACCACTACGGCTACTTTGCCATCGGTATTGATAAAGGCCGTGGAGCTCAGATGGTCGCGGTTCGAGGAACTCACGATGCGCTTGGCGCCGGGGCGGATGAACTTGGAGAAGTGGCCGATGTAGTAGTAAATGTTGGTGTAAATCAGCTTGCCGGTACGCGTGTCGCCGATAAGCGGGGCGTAGCAGTAGTTCTTGACGTGGTTGGGGCCGCCTTTTTCATCGAGCAGGATGTTCCAGTCGGTCCAGCCCACGTTGCCGTTGTTGAAGTCGTTAATCATCGACATGCCGTACTTCTCGCCCAGGGCCCAGTCATTGACTTTATTGAAGTCAAACTTCTCGATGCAGGCCTCGGTGAGCAGCAGGTTCTTGTCGGGGTAGGTTTCGCGCACGCGCTGCACGTTGTCGAACATCATTTTGCTGCCGGTCCAGGTTTCGTACCAGTGGTAGCCTACGCCCCACACGTACTGGGCCGCCTTGGGGTCGTCGAGGATGGTGCTGGCGCGCTGGTACACCTGGTCCCGGTTGTGGTCCCAGGCAATGAGCTTCCGGTCGCCCAGGCCGCTTTTCTTCAGCGTGGGGCCCAGGTATTCCTTGATAAAGTCGCGCTCCTCGGTGGCCGAAAACACGCAGGATTCCCAGGTTTGCACGGCCATGGGCTCGTTCTGAGTGCTCAGGCCCCAGATTGGGATGCCCTGGCGCTCATACTCCTTGATGAACTTGACGTAGTGGTCGGCCCAGGTCTGGCGGTACTGGGGCAGCAGCTTGCCACCCTTGAGGCGGTTGCTGTTGTCCTTCATCCAGGCCGGCGGGCTCCAGGGGGCCACGTACATCGTGAGCTTACCGCCGGCAGCGGCAATGGCCTGCTTGATGAAAGGAATGCGGTACTGCTCGTCGTGCTTGACGCTGAAGGTTTTGAGGCTCTCGTCCTTATCGGCGATGTAGTCGTAGGGTGCCGTCGAGAAGTCGGAGCTGGCAATGGTGGTGCGGCCCAGGGTGTAGCCGATGCCCTTGGTGGGGCTGTAGTAGGCCTGCATGAATTCCTGCTGCTGGTCCTTGCTGAGCTTGGCGTAGGTTTCGGCCGCCGCGTCGGTCAGGGCTCCGCCGATGCCGAGCACCGTCTGGAAAGTCTTGGTGGGGTCCACAAACACGCAAATCTGGGTTTCCAGCGGCTGGGGAGAGGGCTGGAAACTCAGGCTGGATCCTGCGGCCAGGCGCTGGTCGGTGCCGGCTACGGTGGCGTACACCTGGGCCTTTTTGCCGGCCACGGAGTACGCCTTGAAGTTGCGGGCGGGGTTGGTGGCGTTTTGCGCCAGGGCACTGCTTACGCTCAGGGCGGTCAGCAGCAAGGAAGGTAGAAGCTTGTTGAACATGATAAGGAAAGTATGCGCGGGGAGGACCGCATATGCGGCCCGCCGGCTCCGGGATGCCGACGGGCCGCAGGTAAAAAAATCAAGCTAGCGGCTAATAACCAGGCGCCGCTGCAGCTGACCGTCAGCAGTGCCTACGCGCAGTACGTATACACCGCTGGGAAGGGTGGCTACGTTCAGCGTGAACGAGTTAAGGCCGGTTTTAGCCAAGGCAGCAGGGCGCTGAAGAACAGTTTTGCCGAGCATGTCTACCAGTGACATCTGCAGGGGCTGGGCCTGGTCGGCGGTGTAGTCGAAGGCTATTTCGGTGGTTACGGTAGTGGGGTAGAGCTGCAAACGGGCATCGGCTACAGAGCCGGCCGCGGCCAGCGTAGTGCGGGCCGCGCCCTGGTCCGAAAACCACCAGCGCTGGTTGTCGCCGCCGCCGTAGGTCCACATGTGCACGGCTGCGCCGTCGGCAGTCGAGTTGTTCGAGACGTCGAGGGCCTTGCCGCTGTACTTGCTGATGATGCGGTACGTGCCGTCGCCGTTGGCAATAATCTGCCAGTACTGGCTATCCTGGCTCAGCCAGTCCCACTGGTGGGTCAGGGCGCCGTCGGCGGTGCTGGGGCCGGCAATGTCGAGGCTCTTGTTGCTGTTGATGTTCACGATGCGCACGTAGCCGCCGCCGGCGTCCACGAGCTTCCACTTCTGGCTGGCCGTGTTAGCCCAGGTCCACTGCTGCACCCGGCCGCCGTTGGCCGTCGAGTTAGCCGATACTTCCAGGGCTTTGCCGCCGTTTTTGGAGCTGATTTCGTAGATGCGCCCGACAACCGGGCCCCCGCTGGTGTTGCCGCCGGTGCCGTTGTAGTTGCCGCCACCAGGGTAGTTCACGATGCCGTTCTGGTTCGGCGATACGGCCGCCACGGTGGTGTTGGGCACGCAGTTGGCCCACTGAATGTTGGTCAGCACCTGATTCAGGCCGGCAGGGCCGTCTACCACGTAGGGCGGGTTGATGTGCATGAAGGCCGGATTGCTGCGGTCCTCGAAGCGCTTGTAGGTCCAGTGGCACCAGCCGATGCCCACCGAGTTAAGGTTCTTGGCCGCGTCGCGCATCCAGGTGTCGGTGTTTTCGCCGGTTTCGCCAATCCAGATCGGCACGTTGTGGGTCGAGCGGAAGTTGCGCAGGTCGCCGATGAAGCGGATGTTGTTGGCATTGCCCCCGGTCGAGTTCACACCGTTGTCCATCAGGTAGGTGTCGCCGCTGTAGCGGTGCGAGTTATACACCAGGTTGGAGCGGTTGGGGAAGGTAAACGGCTCCATATAGTTGTAGTCGTTGCCCCAGCCGTTGCCTTCGAGCAGAATCAGGTGGTTGTCGCCCTGGCCCCGGATGGACGTAATCAGACGCTGGTACACGTCGTGAATCTTCTGGTTGCTGGGGTAGTTGTTGGGCTCGTTGATGAGGTCGTACATGGCCACCCGCGAGTCGTTCTTGTAGCGGTTCGACACAAAGCGCCACAGCCGGTCGAGCACATCCTGGTTGATCTGGCGGTTCCAGAGGTCGTTAGGCACAATCTGGTCGGCGATGTTGGCGTCGGTGCCCTGGGAGCCGGGCACGGCGTGCATGTCGAGCACCACGTACATGTTGTTGGCCTGGGCCCAAGCCAGGGTGTTGTCAATCATGCGCAGCGCCTCCATGCTGTTGGGGTCGGTGAAGAGCTGATTGTTGTTGTACCAGCTCGTAAGCTGGCTCACGTAGGAATCGTAGCTCACCGTGCCCAGCATTACCTTGGTGCGCACGGCCCGCTGAGCTGGCGTCAGGAACAGCTCGTAGTGCAGCGGCAGGCGCACGCAGTTAAAGCCCTTCGAGGCAATGTAGTCGATGTCGGGCTTGGTAATGAAGTTGTTGCGGTAGTTCTGGTAAAAGGTCTCGATGGCCGCCTCGCTCATGCCCTGGTTGTAGAGCGTCCGCTTGACCATGCCCTGGGTTTTGAAGTCTTTGTCGCCGATGCGGATGCCGCCCCAGTTATACTTCATCATGTAGCCTTCCTGCACGGCCCAGTTGCCCAGGTTCATGCCGTTCAGGATTACTTCCTGGTTGCTGGCATTGACGATGCGCTGCCCATCGGCGCGCAGAAAGCTTTGGGCCGTAGCCTGCTGGCCCAGGGCCAGACCGGCGGCCAAGACCAGGGCCGTGCGCAGCTGCCGAGCCGCACCCGCTAAAAAGGTAGTTTTGTTCATGTTCTGTGGGAATTTTGGTTGTGGAAAAAAAAGAGAGACAGAGCGAAGAACAGGTGTGTGCAGGGCGAGCGGAGGGGGCGGAGGGAGCGGGTAAGTTGAAAAGCGGAAAAAAGGCGTTAGAAATAGGCCGGAGCTACCAGACGTAGGTGCCCACGGCGCCGGCGCTCAAGGTGCTGGTTGCCACCTTGCCCCGGTACTGAATATCGAAGCTCTGGGACTGGCTGCTGCCATTTTGCACGATGAGTACCTTCTTGCCGTCGGGGTTCTTGAAGGCCACGTTCGACAGGCTGCTAGGCACGTTGGTATCGATGCGCACCGAGCCGGGGCGCACGAACTTGCTGGCGTGGGCAATGATGTAGTAAGCCACGTTGCGCGCCACGCTGTTGCCATTGATGGTCAGCGCGCCCAGGCAGGTCGAGCAGCCACCGTCGGTGTGGGGGCCGTAGTTCTGGTCGGCGGCCAAGTTCCACTCCAGCACGTTCTTGCTCCAGTTGCGCGTGGCCCCAATAATCAGGTTGTTGATGTGCCAGCCAAAGTCGCCGGCGAAGTTGCCGGGGCCGCCCACCCACTGTTCGGTGAAGTACACGTTCTTGTTGGGGTAGGCGTTATGCACGCCATTGAGGGCTGAAATGCTGCCCGAGTAGAGGTGAAATGCCGAGCCGTCCACGTACTGGCTGGCGGCCGGGTCGGCCAGAATCGTCAGCGGGTAATCGGTGCGGTCAGTGTTGTGGTCGTAGAGAATAATCTTGGTATTGAGCCCCGCGGCCCGCAGCGCCGGACCCACGTGGTTTTTGATGAAGTCGCCCTGCTCGGTGGCCGTCATGACCAGGCTGGGATTGTTGTACTCGTTCAAGGGCTCGTTTTGCAGCGTCACCGCGTCGAGCGTGATGCCCTCGGCCTGCATGGCCTTGAGGTATTTCACGAAATACTGGGCGTAAACACCGTAGTACTCGGGCTTCAAAGAGCCGCCTTTCAGACTGTTATTGGTTTTCATCCAGGCCGGTGCCGACCACGGTGAGCCCAGAATCTGGATCTTGGGATTAATGGCCAGAATGCTCTTAAGTACCGGAATCAGGTCGGTTTTGTCGGGCGCGATGCTGAATTTTTCCAGCTGAGGGTCGGTCTGACCGGCGGGCAGATCGTCGTAGGTAAAGGGCTTGGCATCCAGGTCAGAAGCCCCGATACTGATGCGTAGGTAGCTGGTGCCAATATTGCTGTTGTCGGTAGCAAACAATTCCTGCAGCAGGGCCGTTTTGGTGGCCGCGCTCAGCTGGTTGATCAGCATGGCGCTGCCCCCGGTAAGCGTGTAGCCAAACCCGTCGATGGACTGGTAAGTCCGGGTAGTATCCACTACGATGGTCGGGTTGGAGCTGCTGGGCGCCTGGAAGTTCAGGACCGCAGTACTTTTCTGGAACAGCGAGGCCTGGTCGGGCGTGGTCAGCCACAGGGCCACCTGCGACGGACCCGTGGGGGTACCGCCTCCGCCGCCCGTGCCACCGGTAGTACCACCCGTGGTGCCGCCGGGAGCCGGCGTGTCATCTTCCTTCGAAGTACACTGCGTAAGCAGAGCCGCCGGCAGCAGCAGGTAGCTCAGAGCCAGAACAAAACGGCGGGAAGCAGAAGAGGAAAAACGCATAGCAGTAGCAGAAGAAAATAGTGCCGGCCGCCCT
Above is a genomic segment from Hymenobacter cellulosivorans containing:
- a CDS encoding RICIN domain-containing protein yields the protein MNKTTFLAGAARQLRTALVLAAGLALGQQATAQSFLRADGQRIVNASNQEVILNGMNLGNWAVQEGYMMKYNWGGIRIGDKDFKTQGMVKRTLYNQGMSEAAIETFYQNYRNNFITKPDIDYIASKGFNCVRLPLHYELFLTPAQRAVRTKVMLGTVSYDSYVSQLTSWYNNNQLFTDPNSMEALRMIDNTLAWAQANNMYVVLDMHAVPGSQGTDANIADQIVPNDLWNRQINQDVLDRLWRFVSNRYKNDSRVAMYDLINEPNNYPSNQKIHDVYQRLITSIRGQGDNHLILLEGNGWGNDYNYMEPFTFPNRSNLVYNSHRYSGDTYLMDNGVNSTGGNANNIRFIGDLRNFRSTHNVPIWIGETGENTDTWMRDAAKNLNSVGIGWCHWTYKRFEDRSNPAFMHINPPYVVDGPAGLNQVLTNIQWANCVPNTTVAAVSPNQNGIVNYPGGGNYNGTGGNTSGGPVVGRIYEISSKNGGKALEVSANSTANGGRVQQWTWANTASQKWKLVDAGGGYVRIVNINSNKSLDIAGPSTADGALTHQWDWLSQDSQYWQIIANGDGTYRIISKYSGKALDVSNNSTADGAAVHMWTYGGGDNQRWWFSDQGAARTTLAAAGSVADARLQLYPTTVTTEIAFDYTADQAQPLQMSLVDMLGKTVLQRPAALAKTGLNSFTLNVATLPSGVYVLRVGTADGQLQRRLVISR
- a CDS encoding glycoside hydrolase family 30 protein, whose protein sequence is MRFSSSASRRFVLALSYLLLPAALLTQCTSKEDDTPAPGGTTGGTTGGTGGGGGTPTGPSQVALWLTTPDQASLFQKSTAVLNFQAPSSSNPTIVVDTTRTYQSIDGFGYTLTGGSAMLINQLSAATKTALLQELFATDNSNIGTSYLRISIGASDLDAKPFTYDDLPAGQTDPQLEKFSIAPDKTDLIPVLKSILAINPKIQILGSPWSAPAWMKTNNSLKGGSLKPEYYGVYAQYFVKYLKAMQAEGITLDAVTLQNEPLNEYNNPSLVMTATEQGDFIKNHVGPALRAAGLNTKIILYDHNTDRTDYPLTILADPAASQYVDGSAFHLYSGSISALNGVHNAYPNKNVYFTEQWVGGPGNFAGDFGWHINNLIIGATRNWSKNVLEWNLAADQNYGPHTDGGCSTCLGALTINGNSVARNVAYYIIAHASKFVRPGSVRIDTNVPSSLSNVAFKNPDGKKVLIVQNGSSQSQSFDIQYRGKVATSTLSAGAVGTYVW